A stretch of DNA from Trichomycterus rosablanca isolate fTriRos1 chromosome 1, fTriRos1.hap1, whole genome shotgun sequence:
ACTGACTGGGCAGTGATATGAACACATGACTTCTGACTTTAGAAATTAATTGTTGTTGTAAAATGACAATAGACAAGCACTGTAGAAACCTGGAATGTTCTACCATTTTTGTTAGTTACAGCTCAATGCTCTCAGTCAGCTAAGAAAAAGTACTGATGAGCCTACCTGTTTGTTGACTTTTAGCACAAAGCGCAATGTTGCGATCTGCTCCCTCTTTGAACTTAGCAGAGACTTGAGTTTAAGAATTTCCTCCATGTAGGCTTCTTTCTCTCTGTCAAGAAGTGGTGCAAGTTCACGGGCAGCCGCTCTTTGGTGTGACAGCTGCAACGAGCGGTCTACAGCTTTCTGCAGGTGCTTGATCTGGTCACGGATGATGGCATTTAAGTGTTGAATATTTGTGGGTTCGCGGCGGGGCTCAGAACCAGAAGATGAATCAGGGGCTggagatgaagatgatgatgaagaggcACTGACAGCTGGTGAGCCCAGAGGGTTATGCACTGGGCTGTCCTCTGAGTTGAGGGGTTCTTTAGACGGCGACTCTGAGGGGCTCTGAGAGTCGCTGGGTGAAGACATTGTTGCAGCGTTGATAGCTGCCAGACGACGAGCCAGTCGAGGCGTCAGCAAAGCTCTAAGCTCATCCTGTCCTTTAAGACCTGTTGGTGTAGCACGTGGTGGGGTCCGGCCCTGCCGGTAGTAGTCCAGCATCACACGGTTGGGTGTCTCATTGTTGCACAGACAGACATGGTGGTAAAGCTGTGCTAGTTCCTCACTAAAGGTGGTCAGCTCTTCTTGGGCTGTAGCCAGGATGCTATGGCTCTCAGAGGCAGAACTGCTCACTGTCTTTAGTTCATGCTCAAGTGACGCTGCCTTCTCCCTTGAATCACGGCAGCTGCGCTCTAAGTGAGCTACTTGCCTTTCTAGAGTTTGCAGCTGAGTCTGGTCATGTTCTTGTGCTGCTCCTTCCACTTGATTTTTCTGCAGCTCCTTCAGCTCGTTATTCAAATTTACAACTTCTGCCACTGCCAATCTGTACTTACAGTGCAGCAGTTTCGTGTCCAGGTCGCCACACACCCATGAGGGACTCTTTAACTCTGGCTCATCCTCATTTTCGTTACCGCCTTCTGTAGCACTGCTCTGCTGGCGAAGAAGACGAACTCTCTTCTGGAGGTGCTGTGCCCTTTCGAACTGTTCAGTCAGAGCATGCTGTGTGTGTcgtaactgtgtttgacattcctGCAAGCTGCTTACTGCAGACGTCTTCTCCTGCTCCACCTGCAAATAAACAGGCACAGAACATAGATAAATCCAACAGTTTTGCAGTATTAGATATGCTGAAATCACAATGAAGATACAAGTGAATACATGGTAATGCAAGCTGGTGAAAAGTAAAGTAGAAAATTAGATCAAGGTAAGTGTTTAGAGTAAATAATTCAGGTTTAGTCTTGCTGTTTGATTTTAAAGGAATTTTAATGCACTGGTATCTATATCACATCATTTCTAATGGGTTACAGCATGCCTCTTAGCTCCAATATATATCCTAGTATTTTTTAATACTGCAAATGTAAGCAGGTGAGTTCTTTCAACATTACATTACCTTAATGTGATGAGACATGTATGATGAGACATGTATGGTCTTATACTCTTGTGAATTTACTGCCTCCTAGCAGGGCTGCTGAGCAGTCTGCTTAAACTGAACAGTTTACGACTGACAAAAATAGTTAACAGTGGTTGTGGTAACAGTAAAATGGTAATATTTTACTACACTGCAGACAAAACTACATGTCACGTGTCATGTTATCCCATTATTTGAGCCATCCTAATGTTGTAATTCAAAGCAGCTCGACTCCTGTAATTTAAAAGGGGGAAAGAGACATCATCTTCTACCTCATTTGCCATTCAGTGGTTTAGAGACAATCCAGGAAACCTTTTTGCCTGGACACTCTCCAACAAAAAGGCCAGTATTTCTCCTGCCACCTTAGCATTTAAGCTGATTGGTGCACTAAGTGTGACACTGAGTGTAAGAGAAGtgcaatataatttaatataatataatgatatTAAGCTATAAACAAACTCACTTGCTGAAGCTGCTGTTTGAACTTCTGAATCTCTGTAAGGTGAAGTTCACTAAAGAGGTCAGTAGTGATCAAGTGACTTTGGTTTCTCTGATCTGCTGCTCTGATATCTCTATTGAGTCGGGTCATTGCTGTTCCAGCTGAACCCAACAGAAGTCCGTTGCATTTGCCACCATCCTCGCTTCCCGGCgatgtggcagtggtgggcgTGGCACTGCCACTTGGAGGTGCTGAGCTGAAGGCCAGTAGATGTGCACTAGCTGAGGTGAAAGCAGCATCACACACTGTCAGGTGCTGGACAAGTTCTTTACGCAGGTTGTTCTTTTGCTCACGCTCACTTTTCAGAGCAGTCAGTGCTTCCTCCAACTGGCTCTCCGAGATGTCCTTTAAACGCAGGGCATCTTCTAATTGACTGTTCAGCAAGACTGTCTCCTCCTCCAAAACCTTAATCTCGTGTTTCAGACCTTCATACTCCACCTTTGTGTGAGAAGCAGAAGGGTGTGGTTTGTATGATTTTACTTATCAATGCTTTACAAGTAGGTTTTAGTGCATACACagagtttgtgtgtctgtggtcACATACCTGGTTCTGTTTAAGTGTAGCCACCAGTTTCTGCAGTGAGATGTTTTCCTCCTCTAGTTCAGTGTAGTCCTGCAGCAGTCGAACCTCCCTGAACTTATACTCCCGTGCCTCCTCTCTCATCCTGCTCCTCTGTAACTCCAGCATTGCATTactctataaaaaaaaagacagatagagaacaaaacacagagaaatcttcatatttttaaagaaaatactaTAACACAGGATTAATACAGATgttttatttaactgctataAAATCAAAGTTAGTCTATATACTTTCTATTACAGCTCTCACAATACCTAAGGATTTTAAAACCATTACATCCCGTCATTTAccttaaaagaggttttaaaaaattaaactaaATGTAATATTCAAACCTCTTTTGTATGATGAAGTGTCAGAGATctatttagttttaaaacaaattttaaaattgatgcctgcaacacaaacCCCCCAAATTTAGGACAGGGGTTCATGGAATATACAAGTTACACAGTTTTAAAACTTTCCACtctcatggctcaccactttctGCCAGACTTCATGAGAGAATTGAcgataatttaaaaaagaacatttctcagtgTAAGAACTGTCCCATAACTGTACACAAAGTAgaatctataaagacatgagacATGCTGACAAGTTTGGTGAATTGGAGCATTGATTTCAAGTCAGGGTTTCATTAGTGTGTGACTGCATGAATGCTTGTTTTTACtaaactggcacaaattcccacagacatttaTCCCAAACTAGACGCTACTTTACAAACAGTCAGtaagtattattactatttaggCATGGTAATTGGTGTTGGGTTTTGACTTGACAGTGTACAGACGGCATTGACTAATATAAGAATGGCACAGTTGCACAGCTGGTGTTGGTGTCACACACCTCCAGGCCATTGTCTGTGAAGACAGTGGCCAAAATGTCTATGCAGGTTTCTTCCAGAAACTCCCAAAACAAGTCAGTGGatagttaaaattttatttcagaaaTTATAGCATTATAGCTccatcatcactgttacattacagtataaaaCCTCTGCATCACTGGTAACCATGGTGATTTTTTTGTTAATAGCCCTACCTCACGGAGCTCCTGCAGGATGGTGCCTAGTCTCTCATTTTCTGCTTGTGTGTTGGAAGCTTGAGAGCGGGTGTGCCTCAGCTCAGACTGTTGCTCCAGCAGGCGGCCCATATAATAAGCTTCCTTGGTGGCCGACTCCTGCAGCAGAGCCTCCTCATTAGTCTCCCCATCCTCTGCTACCTTTCTCTGGATGGAATATGCCTGGCTGAAGGCCTATATGTCGGAGAAGGAACAGAGCAGAGAAAGAGAGTATTATTTCTATCTTGAAGATGGTTAGTTGATCAGCCTGCTAACTGATAGCAATGTGCTTCTTATACCAACAAAAAACTTCAATCACACTTAAAATCACAAGTCAAGCTTAAATATTAAACTCTTAAATGTCATACCAGTTGTACATATTTTTAAGtgcatttaaatgtgttttaggaCACATCCACAATATTtagaatgtactgtatattggcaGCAAATGCTATATTacaaatgtaatacatttttacatCATTACTATGTTAGACAGCAAATAAAGTGAAAGATTTCAAAAGAGTTACATGGGAAAGAATTGCAAAACCTGCAAACTATAACACTGTCACCAGCTTGAAACTTTTGCTTtttagaaatataaacaatatactcGCTCTCCAATCCAATTACTGCTAAAATGTCTTTTTTAGCATCTGTTTCTGTCCATTATTCAAGCAGACATGAATTTTAGTATGTATTCCTCAGAGATGTTTATCTGCAGGGCGCGCAGGTGGCACAGCGCttagtcacggctcttctcAGTAGGGTTCAACAtcaatagagaggaagcgtaacgcaatcgagtaattggatgtgactagattgggagaaaattgggggataaaatgcaaaaaaagaagcttaTCTGCTGTGTCTAAACTCAGTCCTAATGGTTAATCAAACCACTAGGGGTGTCAGCAGAATGATTTATATTTTCAGTCACCTTCATATACACCCACAAAGCAGCTGTCCAGGAATTAGTCACCTGGACATGATTGACAGAGTGTAGATAGTAATTGTACATACCTGTAAAACTCTATTATTCATACAATAATAAACAGAATTAAATAATTGCATATATGACTACATCTCTATCATTCATATAATAATGAACAGATTTAATTATTGTTTGCATATATGGCTGTATAATATCTGTCATTAATATAATAAGATGTTATTGATAAtaagtacatttttaattacaaCTGAACGAAAAATTAGGGTCCTGctgaaatatattttaaacaacAATAAGTAAGAGGAAAAAGATATGCTGAACTATGTGCAGCATAGTAGCACAGCAGGTATTGTGAGTACCAGTCTGCTCCAGGGTCATGTGGTTATACCAGCTATTGATGATtcatggttcttgatgcagtgacaTATGAGGGATCGGAAATCACTGGTATAACCACTGGTTAATTGCTCTGTACGCACTGAAATTTTCCCACTGAAATTAAATGATTTCATGAATCATTTATGCACATgcatattatgcactgtagagggagcaATCCCTTACAATCTTCATTTGATGAACATCGTTTGAAAAAGGTGCATCTTGTGCATTTTTAAACCTTGTAgtgtaaaaaaagtatgtataaaataatgtgaaaaacatttataaacagtTCCATGTGTTACTGacttattttatatatgtttatattttatagtttatttttatgACCATCACACCGCAAGAAATTTTGCATGTTTatcttataataaaaacaaataaaaccatCTTCCAAACCGTTACATAAAACATTCCATTTTGCATTACTGACACAAgtttttttggaggaaaaacacATCTTAATGAATATATTTAATTAGATTACAGTAAAATCAGGAGTCATGTCACCCACACACATGCACCATAACCTACTACTTGAAACCTGTCCAAATGTATAACCCAATTCTTAACACTAAATATTTATCATCCTACAACCACAAGGGTAAAATGTTCAGGCAAATCCTTTTTGACTGTTGTGCATAACAGTCATGTCTGACACTGTTTGGGCTACACAGAGAGATTGCAATGAAACTTGATATGCCAAGTGTAACTATAGTTTCCTGTAATCACTAACCATTATTAGATTGCACTTACACTGagattacacaagtttattccAACTGTACATAGAAATCGACTAgcagattaaaataaaaattacctcAGGATGCAATGATCATACTTTGAATCATGCTTAATGccaacaatttcaattacattctttttttcattATGACGCACCTTCagcatgtttttatgttttaccaacaGTTTTGTTCTGCCTTTGTTAAGCTTCTGGCAAGTGAGTTCACAAAGAGCTCACCACCCTGTGTCACTTTTactcacaaagtttggcacaaagcgGTGAACCCCAACCCATCTTTGTTTGCAAAGACTGAACATGTGCTGGGTCCTCCTTATaatacctgttaccaattcacctgattATTGTGTTATTATCTTTGTATGTGTTGCAGATATCAAATACAAAATgtgaatatatttataaaatacaggCAAGTTGGTCAAGTTGGCCAGCCAAACTCAAAAgaatggctgttgttatagctgaaaatatcacatagcggtcactctatttttaataccttttatttttaaattgggATGTCCATCAAGccaatggtcaggtgttcaattacttttggccatatagtgtatgttaccAGCTGTAGTTATCTACAAAGCCCAGCACAAcgtttaaaaacacattatagAGTGTGCTGCACCACAAAATTTACGAAGTTGTTGTATTTAAGTTTTTagattttgtcatgtttttttaaatcccCTAGTGTCTCAAATCTGTTAGTACCGCCCTTCCAAAAAAAGAAGTGTTACAATAATTCAGTAAAGAGAAGAGTTACAGTAAATAAAGACTGGAGATGTTCTTTACTAGGGCAtgcaaacttttgacttcaactgtattTTACCACCATTTAAAGTATATATTGTCAGATTTTGGCCCTTTTGTTTACAAATTGAACTACTGCTGCCTGAGTCTGCTCAGTAAGGAGAACATTTTTAGAAAAAAGAAGTACTGGTAGTAGTGGTTTGTCTTTTGTACCtttagtgtgtattgttttgcactgGAAGGTATGGTAGTGCACCTAAAGATGCTGTACATTGTTAATGAAATGTACTCTACATGGAATGGTAAATTGTAGTACTTCCATTTCTGAGCGTGAAGGGCTTTTGGGGGTGTTTCTATGCTGTGACTGAGTGTAAAGAATTATTGATTCAGACGTTGTCATAGGCTTatgaccagaggtggaaagtcactcgcgttactgtaattgagtagtttttttgtgtacttgtactttttaaagtagattttacaacctgtaattttacttttacttaagtatgttttgtattaggaattgtaattcgctacattttaaataacatccattactgagtaaaaaaaaagaaaacaataaaaaactcagatgtataaaccaatcagagcttcagaattcacattctgggtggaatttcaatctttttcttcattggttgttgtataaatgacagtttagtgaacgaataaccaatttaagctttttaccggggtaagctgagagaataaatgatctacaatagttttcattagttaggtggataaaacaattgggtatggatttatatattctggaaacatacaagatggtcttatgtaaagtggattatatccctaatggaacaacacatggatatagatcaggtaagcagataagtggttatgattttctgctgctgctATGCGGTTGATCATGGTCAtggttctgctgtttacggtacgctttcattttgcaatgatagcaaagcattatgaaatattgtgatattttatgttcatttatttgaagtaaaacggacagcataaatgtgattgtgagattctgctggtttgtttttgatgatgttcctatgacggggtaagacccgttatattttttataagtgcaaccctaaccgcctacccccccccccccccccccccacattcCCGCTCCCACTCAGGTAAACACCAGAGACCCCCCCCTCCccagctcaggtaaacacccgacACCACAcacccccaccctatgcctgcCACTgtcccgccagcccagggtgtttctttatttccagttctgaaagttggcaaccctagttggcACTATTGACCTGAACCAAGTTAGTTAGCGTCAAGTCCAACAAGATATAAAATACAGCGATTTATTgaggataaacagaaataatgctgtTTTGAATTGATAACAGCAGTTGCAGTCTGTTAGGAGTGTAGAGAGGTTAAATCCACACATGAACTGCTAATATgctgcatggctggtgagctgtgtgtagtctgctgtatcattcatctatcaaattctgttggaaaatgatgtccctccttctgttaaaaaagtaactaagtaacgtttactctgagtacattttaaatgagttactttttactttttacttgagtagatttttagactagtaattttacttgtacttaagtaaaaaatcttcaaagtaatagtacttttacttgagtacaatattttagtactctttccacctctgcttaTGACACATCTGTGCACATTATTCCATCaactgtgtattattgtgtccTTTAAATATCTACTTAATTCTACTTCTACTTAATTGGAATTGTAAGAACAATTATATTTTGACTAGTTTACATTTGAAACAGAGTCATAATCAATATGAAGCTCTGTAGCCCAACAGAGAAACATGTCTGTCAGTAAATCTGTCTGGCAGAAAGCCAAATATGTATACCGGGAAGACCACACCCACACAGTTTGAGAAATACTGTATTAATAGAGGTGGTAACAATGTTACAGATGCTCTACAAGTCTAAcgagaatgtatttatttgttttactgaATGTTACTATAGCCAAGAAGCCGAATACACCTAACAGGGCTTCAAAACTTCTACAAGCATAACATCAACACATCTAAAGCATCTATCATGTATTCCTGTCAAACATACAGTTCCTCTACCAGTAAGCACCTGTGCTTTTTAAGACTACTGCACCAAAACTGCAGCATCTTGAGACCACTGAGCATACCGGAAACTGGATAACAGCATAACAATGCCATATAATATCAACTCTAAATGATTGATTATAGTATTGTTATACCATCAGTATTGCTTTACCACACCTAAGCCTGTCCTATTACCAGCATCAGAGCATCACAATAACAGATGTGCTAGCGCTTATTAAGCTATTGGGATTTAAAGACACAAAGCATCATTTAGGTGTATTTGTTTCACCTCCTGCAGCTGCTCTAGCTCCTGCCTCATGGTCTCCTGTTCAGCTTCCAGATCTGCATACTGCTGCTTCAGGGTCTGGTTCTCTTCCAGCACCGCCAGCCCGCATTCAGCCGCGCGGATCTTCTCTCGGTTGGCCTCGGCGAGCTCGCGTGTAAGGCGCTCCACCTCGGCTCGGTACTGCTCCACCGTTTCCCCGCTTCCTCCATCCGCGGCCATCTCCCTGTCCCAGCCGTTCCCCACCTTCTTTCCGCCTCCGCTGCCGTCCTGCCGGTAAAGGCAGGGAGGCGGACACAAGAATTCTAGTAAATTAGAGATCAACACCGGGTCGGCTTTAACCAAACCCAGATCCCCCACGGGAGTCAGAATTTTAAGGACAGCGGTAGCATATAGACATAACTGTGGTAAGAAATTAACTCATCTCAGCGATCTGCCCCGTCCAGAAACGTATGCTGTCCGGTAAATAGTAGCGTATTATTTCCTTCTCTTCTTTTTTTGCTTATTCATGGGGATCAGGGCGCCATCTCTACCAGCACAACCTCCTAACTTGCATCTCATCCCTTTGTGAGTGACGTCAGCGCATCACTAAAGGCTGCACCATGAGAGCATCCCATTCATATAGTCATGCTCTCATGCTCGGTCACTGGGATGAGAGGGATGATCAAAACACCTAAAAAAGTTTGAAATTATTTAGGGTGACGTCAGGTAGTTTAGGACATCATATGGCAAACCGTTCTAACATTAAATAGTGTGACCAGACTTATATTTTAGATATCTAGAATTCATTTATGACTAGATATCTAAGATATATCTAATACTTCTAATCTCTGAAGGTCAGACAAGCACAGTCTCAGGTTTGTTTTATTATGGTACTGTGCTTTAGTTTTAACCCTTAAACAGTCAggggtggtaaaaaaaaaagtaatttaatgTTAGTGCTTACCTTCTTTGCCCCtaagtaaaacattttcatgtATGTTATGTATTTCAAATTTTATGAGTTGTATCTCCCAGGATACGTTGCCTTATTAAGGTGTAGAAAGAGTCAAAatagtaaacatttaaatgttttatttgacaAAGAGAAGTGATACATTCTTGTCATTTACATCACACATACTAGTTCAAAATATGAGCCAAAATATGGGCATACCACAACCTTCAGTTCTACAGCAGTGAATAGCAACCACATAAAATGTAACATAATAACAAAAGTCCAACTTCATTTTTCAACTGATTCAAAAATGACAAGCAACATACAAATGAACAACAGTGCCTCCCACTCTCATTATCACTctcattattaatttttttgtggAATTTTTGGAAGCAGTTGAGTGGGCTTTCCCGGTGAAAATGCACAGACAAATACCACATTTCTGACAGGAGATCGTTGTCTGTCCATCTGGGCAGAACCTGCATCTTCTCTTTATCATAATCAATTTTATCCTTGCATCCACGGGTCTTTGGGTTGTTGGTTTTCGGATGCATCTGGTGGGCACATTCTCCTCCCTTCCCTTGGAGGGCCTTCCGTTCTTATTTTCTCCATGGATGAGTGCATATGCAACCTCCATCTTGAACATCTTTAGCTTTTGAGCTTTTGCACACCAAGGCCTTTGCATCTCAGCGATAGAGCAGCCATACATTGTTGATGGCCATTTGCCAAAAGAGGCACATGTACGATCGGTGGGATTTTGCAAGGAGTACGGTACAAGGCCACCATTATGTTATCAAGGTCAACATCTCCCATGTGAGCATTGTATCTTGACACAATGTTTGGACAAAAGAACCTTGTGATAATATCTCTTTTTGCAGTGAATATTAACATTGACCAACTTTCTAtagaaatatatttttattacacaatacagTACGGTTATTGTTCGcttaattatgtttatttattttatactgtTACGATGAATTATAAAGTATTGTACTTGTTTAAGTTGCTCTACATATAATGGCATAATTGCCCATAGCCTGATTTTAAAGAAGACTGCAGtaagtaaatatttttaaagaataTTTGGTTTGATTTAGTTTGGTTTGGTTATTCAATTATTTTGCTTTTATGAACTTGAAGCTTAAATTATGTGCTTGTAAAGCTAATGTAGCAGACAGATTAGTCCAGTAACACATATTTAATGAGTACAGTATAAATTCATActgaaaattcattcattctctaaaagagaaaaaaaaaaaaaaagagaactctggatgcgtctgtgttaaacaactacaggccgatctcaaatcttcctttcatagctaagatcattgagaaagttgtttacaatcaagtcagcagttttttgaattccagtggttatttgacaaatttcagtcaggctttcgagctcaccacagcactgaaacagctctcataaaagtgttaaatgatctacggctgaatactgactcgggtaaaatatcagttctggttttactggatcttagtgctgcctttgacactgtagatcatagaatattgctggacaggttggaaaactgggttggactttccggaacagtccttacttcgtcactattggcagctgtgaatctgacagggtggctatgacatgtggaatcccccagggatcagttctcggacctcttctgatcaatctttatatgctgccattaggccaaatgctacaggctaacaacattgattaccatagttatgcagatgacacacagatatatctggctctctcaccagatgattacagcccaatagattcactgtgtcagtgtctggaggacatcaataactggatgagccagaattttttacagttaaataaggacaaaacagagattgttgtgtttggcagcaaagaaaagaggaccagtgtcagtgaacacctcagttcccgggcgctaaaaaccaaagaccaagtccgaaatcttggcgttctaatagactcagatctcacattcaccagccatataaaaaccatcaccaaaacagccttctaccatcttagaaatatagccaaaatcaagggtctagtgtgccaacaagacctagagaagctgatccatgcttttatctccagtagggtggactattgtaatggtctcttaactggacttcccaaaaagaccattaaacagttacagctcattcagaatgctgctgctagagttttaactaagacgaagagaactgagcacatcactccagttctaaaatctctacactggcttccggttagttacagaatagaatttaaagtgctgctactggtctataaatcactgaatgggttaggcccagaatacatctcagaaatgtttagagaatataaacccagtagatctcttagatccatggactcaggtcagctagttgagcccagagtccaaactaaacacggtgaagcagcatttagctgttgggctgcatataactggaacagactgccaggagatattagatgtaccttaaatgtagaaatctttaaatccaggttaaaaacatttcttttttcttgtgcctatgattgagctcgaaatgtttgctattaccctcattttaccacatttcttttagtttttcaggctcttctaaattgtagtgtatattttactatattttcttttagttttcatgttcttaattttttatctctcttgttttaatttcatattccctaaattgtaggttatactttacaatattttcttttaatttttcatgtccttaatttttttttatctctcttgtttgaatttcatgttgtcttaattgtaactaaatgtttgcaagaagtctttctgaggttttagatctcaggaatgttttaatgcttttaattaattttttttccttatgtaaagcactttgaattgccactgtgtatgaaaggtgctatacaaataaacttgccttgccttgccttgcaacCATCTTGATGATGGTTGATCTTGAAGGCCAATTTGATAGAAAATCTGGCCAGGTATTAACCTGGCAACTCAGGGCCAGGATGAAGCCATTTTTGCCACCCAAAATTCTGCAGGCTACAGTCAAAACAATCCAGTGGCATCACATAGGCCGGGTTATAATGTGtgtaatgaaaatgtaattttgACTAGTCATAATCAGAATATAGATGTCTTTGATTATAAATTAGGATTTGTGACTCTACAAATGGTAAACCCAGTGACATCATTTGAGATGTCTTgaaaggtatttaaaaaaaaaaaaagtaattgttgTTCTTACTAGTACAACTGCGAATGCAGATATCTTAAGTTGTTATTTGGACGAGTCAAATGTAATTGTCAGTAGTCAAAACATTTGTAGATATATGATTTAATTATAGATAATCAGATGTAATGCATTAGAGTTAAAACAGCTTGCCATATTGTAAAATGTTGCAATTTATTACCTATTTGAATTATA
This window harbors:
- the LOC134322813 gene encoding protein bicaudal D homolog 1-like, which encodes MAADGGSGETVEQYRAEVERLTRELAEANREKIRAAECGLAVLEENQTLKQQYADLEAEQETMRQELEQLQEAFSQAYSIQRKVAEDGETNEEALLQESATKEAYYMGRLLEQQSELRHTRSQASNTQAENERLGTILQELRESNAMLELQRSRMREEAREYKFREVRLLQDYTELEEENISLQKLVATLKQNQVEYEGLKHEIKVLEEETVLLNSQLEDALRLKDISESQLEEALTALKSEREQKNNLRKELVQHLTVCDAAFTSASAHLLAFSSAPPSGSATPTTATSPGSEDGGKCNGLLLGSAGTAMTRLNRDIRAADQRNQSHLITTDLFSELHLTEIQKFKQQLQQVEQEKTSAVSSLQECQTQLRHTQHALTEQFERAQHLQKRVRLLRQQSSATEGGNENEDEPELKSPSWVCGDLDTKLLHCKYRLAVAEVVNLNNELKELQKNQVEGAAQEHDQTQLQTLERQVAHLERSCRDSREKAASLEHELKTVSSSASESHSILATAQEELTTFSEELAQLYHHVCLCNNETPNRVMLDYYRQGRTPPRATPTGLKGQDELRALLTPRLARRLAAINAATMSSPSDSQSPSESPSKEPLNSEDSPVHNPLGSPAVSASSSSSSSPAPDSSSGSEPRREPTNIQHLNAIIRDQIKHLQKAVDRSLQLSHQRAAARELAPLLDREKEAYMEEILKLKSLLSSKREQIATLRFVLKVNKQTAETALVNLKSKYEAEKHMVTKTMMKLRNELKALKEDAATFSSLRAMFATRCDEYVTQLDEMQRQLAAAEDEKKTLNSLLRMAIQQKLALTQRLEDLEFDHEQSHQPHTSRTVSFRDTSPKVSGTATLPLPDTLSTVAEALATASATSSPMALVTPSLSSDPGSPPSLEVPSSPASSLSSTWTPSTTPHSSSQTHWTVGMRTHGVKPHSFGVDYIHTTSMSRTTRLARRYAFEPLYSVSPSHYRSPVLSSYRSSWSSPRTRLAPTNLTHTTHTGRYTSPSSSSHGSLYSRNYSSQHPR